In the Muricauda sp. MAR_2010_75 genome, one interval contains:
- the pyk gene encoding pyruvate kinase — protein sequence MPTRKKTKIVATLGPATSKKEVLREMILAGVDVFRINFSHASYDDVTERINMIRELNEELEVNTSILADLQGPKLRVGVMGGEAVVAPGDEITFATGEPFEGTAQRVYMNYKNFPIDVKPGERILLDDGKLIFEVKSTNGKDEVTATVIQGGPLKSKKGVNLPNTAISLPALTKKDIKDAIYAIEHKVDWIALSFVRHSQDLMDLQDLINKHTDHKIPIVAKIEKPEAVENIDKIVAYCDGLMVARGDLGVEVPAHEVPLIQKKLVLRAKKARIPVIIATQMMETMITSLTPTRAEVNDVANSVMDGADAVMLSGETSVGNYPVQVIEKMTSILTSVEGSSLIKVPQTPPHIRTKRYITKSVCYHAALMANEIQAKAISTLTNSGYTAFQISAWRPSAHILVFTSNKRILTQLNLLWGVKAFYYDKFVSTDQTIEDVNQIACKKGFLGVGDMLISLAAMPIKDKGMVNTLRVTEIESCNF from the coding sequence ATGCCAACTAGAAAGAAGACTAAAATTGTAGCAACGTTGGGCCCTGCCACCAGTAAGAAGGAAGTTCTCAGAGAAATGATCTTGGCAGGAGTGGATGTTTTTCGAATAAACTTTTCACATGCCTCTTATGATGATGTTACAGAACGTATCAACATGATACGGGAGTTAAATGAAGAATTGGAGGTAAACACATCAATACTTGCAGATTTGCAGGGACCCAAACTTAGAGTAGGGGTCATGGGAGGTGAGGCCGTAGTGGCCCCCGGGGATGAAATCACCTTTGCCACCGGAGAACCTTTTGAAGGTACAGCACAAAGGGTATACATGAACTACAAAAACTTCCCCATAGATGTAAAACCGGGAGAGCGCATTTTGTTGGATGATGGAAAACTGATCTTTGAGGTGAAATCCACCAATGGAAAAGATGAGGTAACGGCAACCGTAATTCAGGGTGGTCCCTTAAAATCTAAAAAGGGAGTAAACCTTCCCAATACTGCGATCTCTTTGCCTGCGCTGACCAAAAAAGACATTAAGGATGCCATCTATGCCATTGAGCACAAGGTGGACTGGATTGCACTTTCCTTTGTGCGCCATAGTCAAGATTTGATGGACCTTCAGGATTTGATCAACAAGCACACCGACCACAAGATTCCTATTGTGGCCAAGATTGAAAAGCCCGAGGCAGTTGAGAATATCGACAAGATCGTTGCCTATTGTGATGGTCTTATGGTAGCCCGGGGCGATTTGGGTGTTGAGGTTCCCGCTCATGAGGTGCCTCTGATTCAGAAAAAATTGGTGCTCAGGGCCAAGAAAGCCAGGATTCCGGTAATCATCGCCACGCAGATGATGGAAACCATGATTACTAGCCTTACACCAACCCGTGCCGAGGTGAACGACGTGGCCAACTCGGTTATGGATGGTGCCGATGCCGTGATGTTATCAGGGGAGACTTCCGTTGGTAATTATCCCGTTCAGGTTATTGAGAAAATGACGAGCATTTTAACCAGTGTGGAAGGTTCCAGCTTGATCAAGGTTCCGCAAACACCGCCTCACATTAGAACCAAAAGATATATTACAAAATCGGTTTGTTACCATGCTGCTTTAATGGCCAATGAGATTCAGGCCAAGGCCATTTCCACATTGACCAATAGTGGGTATACGGCATTTCAGATTTCAGCATGGCGACCTAGCGCCCATATTTTGGTGTTTACGTCCAACAAAAGAATCTTGACCCAGTTAAACTTGCTTTGGGGAGTGAAGGCCTTTTATTATGATAAATTTGTGTCCACCGATCAGACTATAGAGGATGTGAACCAAATTGCCTGTAAAAAAGGATTCTTGGGGGTAGGCGACATGCTCATCAGTCTTGCGGCCATGCCCATAAAAGACAAAGGCATGGTGAACACCCTACGGGTGACCGAAATAGAATCCTGTAATTTTTAA
- a CDS encoding lysoplasmalogenase, with protein sequence MVGEPKKWQRSINLLSAVSACIAIYLDFTGHNLYQLFKPLTTILIVSLLFFAPKQGHPKFKLIMMGAFGFCLLGDILLLNPAYFVFGLVAFLLAHVLFILGFLQHKGFRFHWVSFVLLFAIGGAIFFWLKPSLGDFMLPVLVYVLVITSMAWQGIGMYLRDKGKAYSWIALAVILFMLSDTLLAINKFKAPFVYASVLILGTYWLSIGLLANATFKIVWDSKVNSGNQA encoded by the coding sequence ATGGTAGGGGAGCCCAAAAAATGGCAAAGAAGCATCAATTTACTCAGCGCGGTTTCGGCCTGTATCGCCATTTACTTGGATTTCACAGGACATAATCTCTATCAGCTTTTTAAGCCGTTGACCACTATCCTAATCGTATCCCTATTGTTTTTCGCTCCAAAACAGGGGCATCCAAAGTTCAAATTGATAATGATGGGAGCCTTTGGATTTTGTCTTTTGGGGGATATCCTTTTGCTGAACCCAGCGTATTTTGTTTTTGGATTGGTCGCATTTTTATTGGCGCACGTTCTCTTTATTTTGGGATTCTTACAACACAAAGGTTTTCGGTTCCATTGGGTTTCCTTTGTGCTACTTTTCGCGATTGGAGGAGCTATTTTCTTTTGGCTCAAACCGAGTTTGGGAGATTTTATGCTACCAGTTCTGGTTTATGTTCTGGTGATAACTTCCATGGCATGGCAAGGCATTGGAATGTATTTAAGAGACAAGGGAAAAGCGTATTCATGGATTGCGTTGGCCGTTATACTGTTCATGCTTTCTGATACGCTATTGGCCATAAACAAGTTTAAAGCACCTTTTGTATATGCTAGCGTGCTCATTTTGGGAACGTATTGGCTGAGTATCGGACTGCTTGCCAACGCGACCTTTAAAATTGTTTGGGATAGTAAAGTTAACTCTGGCAATCAAGCTTGA
- the rnc gene encoding ribonuclease III gives MKLTSKIFNSHPKTDGDFFLGIKKILGFKPKDIEIYKKAFLHRSVNKKDSEGNPMNYERLEFLGDSMLGTIISKHLYNEVPEGDEGYLTKMRSKVVSRKHLNELGKDLNLLRFVESRIPKSHFGENIHGNVFEALVGAIYLDRGYTYCEKFINERVIDPYVDIEQLEGKVISYKSLVIEWCQKQKKPFNYHVYEDTGNDELKHFAVKLTIGDRVMAKARATSKKKAEEKASKRAYFALQNKIENQ, from the coding sequence ATGAAGCTCACCTCTAAAATATTCAATTCCCATCCGAAAACGGATGGGGATTTTTTTTTGGGGATCAAAAAAATTCTGGGCTTCAAGCCCAAGGACATTGAAATTTACAAGAAGGCCTTTCTGCATCGTTCCGTAAACAAAAAGGATTCCGAGGGAAACCCCATGAATTATGAACGACTGGAATTTTTGGGCGACTCCATGTTGGGAACCATTATCTCAAAGCATTTGTACAACGAGGTCCCTGAAGGGGATGAAGGCTACCTCACTAAAATGCGTTCCAAGGTGGTAAGTCGAAAACACCTGAACGAGTTGGGCAAAGACCTCAATCTTTTGCGTTTTGTGGAAAGTAGGATTCCCAAATCCCATTTTGGCGAGAACATTCACGGGAATGTCTTTGAAGCTTTGGTAGGTGCCATTTATCTGGATCGCGGGTATACCTATTGTGAAAAGTTCATCAATGAGCGGGTCATAGATCCCTACGTGGACATTGAACAGTTGGAAGGCAAGGTCATCAGCTACAAGAGCTTGGTCATAGAATGGTGTCAAAAACAGAAGAAACCGTTCAATTATCATGTGTACGAAGACACGGGTAATGACGAGCTAAAACACTTTGCGGTTAAACTTACCATTGGTGATCGAGTTATGGCCAAGGCCAGGGCAACTTCCAAGAAGAAAGCGGAGGAGAAGGCTTCCAAAAGAGCCTATTTTGCGCTGCAGAACAAAATTGAAAATCAGTAA
- a CDS encoding CYTH domain-containing protein, which produces MEHLEIERKFLVVSDAYKQEAISQVRIAQGFLNTDPERTVRVRIKGNQGFLTVKGPSNSSGTTRFEWETEINVTEATNLIDLCEDVILEKVRFEVPLGNHFFEVDEFLGENKGLVIAEVELKHEDEVFEKPKWLGDEVTGQPKYYNSQLSKNPFLQW; this is translated from the coding sequence ATGGAACACTTGGAAATAGAACGAAAGTTTTTGGTGGTCTCGGACGCCTACAAACAGGAAGCCATATCTCAGGTACGCATAGCACAAGGTTTTTTAAACACCGACCCGGAACGAACAGTTAGGGTCCGAATAAAGGGAAATCAAGGTTTTTTAACGGTGAAGGGCCCCAGCAATTCGTCAGGTACAACTCGTTTTGAGTGGGAAACTGAAATCAACGTAACCGAAGCTACCAATCTAATCGACCTTTGCGAAGATGTAATTTTGGAAAAGGTAAGGTTTGAAGTTCCTTTGGGAAACCACTTTTTTGAGGTGGATGAGTTTTTAGGGGAAAACAAAGGTTTGGTCATTGCTGAAGTTGAACTCAAGCATGAAGATGAGGTTTTTGAAAAGCCCAAATGGCTAGGAGATGAGGTAACAGGGCAGCCCAAGTATTACAATTCCCAACTGAGTAAAAACCCATTTTTGCAATGGTAG
- the fabF gene encoding beta-ketoacyl-ACP synthase II, with the protein MQLKRVVVTGMGALTPIGNNLEAYWEGLRTGKSGSAPITYFDTEKFKTKFACELKGYNPEDFFDRKEARKLDRFAQYALVSSDEAIADSGIDLNVVDKFRVGVVWGAGIGGLETFQNEVIGFAEGDGTPRFNPFFIPKMIADIAPGNISIKHGFMGPNYTTVSACASSANAMIDALNYIRLGHCDVIVTGGSEAAVTMAGMGGFNAMHALSTRNDSPETASRPFDATRDGFVLGEGGGALILEEYEHAKARGAKIYAEVLGGGLSSDAYHMTAPHPEGIGVVKVMENCLQNAGLKPEDVDAINTHGTSTPLGDVAELKAISKVFGDHAPNININSTKSMTGHLLGAAGAIEAIASILAMEHNMVPPTINHSVVDEEIDPSLNLTLNKAQEREVNVAMSNTFGFGGHNACILFKKIE; encoded by the coding sequence ATGCAGTTAAAGCGCGTAGTAGTTACCGGAATGGGAGCATTGACCCCCATAGGTAACAATTTGGAAGCTTATTGGGAAGGACTACGGACCGGAAAGAGCGGTTCTGCGCCCATTACATACTTTGATACGGAGAAGTTCAAGACAAAATTTGCCTGTGAACTCAAAGGGTACAACCCAGAGGATTTCTTCGACAGAAAAGAGGCCAGAAAGCTGGATAGGTTCGCCCAATATGCACTTGTATCGTCAGATGAAGCCATTGCAGATTCGGGCATAGACCTGAACGTCGTGGACAAATTTCGAGTAGGTGTTGTATGGGGTGCCGGTATCGGTGGTCTGGAAACTTTTCAGAATGAGGTGATCGGGTTTGCTGAGGGAGATGGGACACCACGTTTCAACCCATTCTTCATACCAAAAATGATTGCGGACATCGCACCAGGGAACATTTCCATCAAACATGGGTTTATGGGCCCCAACTATACCACGGTATCCGCTTGTGCCTCCTCGGCCAATGCCATGATCGATGCACTCAATTACATACGATTGGGCCATTGTGATGTCATTGTTACCGGAGGAAGTGAGGCCGCCGTTACCATGGCAGGTATGGGCGGGTTCAATGCCATGCATGCCCTTTCCACACGAAACGATAGTCCAGAAACCGCTTCAAGACCATTCGATGCCACTCGAGATGGCTTTGTACTTGGAGAAGGTGGCGGTGCACTTATTTTGGAAGAATATGAGCATGCCAAGGCAAGGGGCGCAAAAATCTATGCCGAGGTTTTAGGTGGCGGATTGTCCAGTGACGCTTACCACATGACCGCTCCCCATCCAGAAGGGATTGGTGTGGTCAAGGTAATGGAAAACTGTTTGCAAAATGCCGGATTGAAACCAGAGGATGTGGATGCCATCAATACCCACGGAACTTCAACCCCGTTGGGTGATGTTGCGGAATTGAAAGCCATTTCCAAAGTCTTTGGTGACCATGCGCCCAACATCAACATCAATTCCACCAAGTCCATGACCGGACATTTGTTGGGAGCTGCAGGGGCCATTGAGGCCATTGCATCCATATTGGCCATGGAGCACAATATGGTGCCTCCTACCATAAACCACAGTGTGGTGGACGAGGAAATTGACCCCTCACTCAACCTGACCTTGAACAAGGCACAGGAAAGGGAGGTGAATGTGGCCATGAGCAACACCTTTGGGTTTGGCGGGCACAATGCCTGTATTTTGTTCAAAAAAATAGAGTAG
- a CDS encoding helix-turn-helix domain-containing protein yields MKYEYKDSRLGAILGFTEDIKKDQERFSITAKTIKFLWNRNDCPLTIQIDGMDLELMPHQIVTVTYLQHVSYSETQLPLSAILFNREFYCVFDHDSEVSCNGILFFGTQDIPIITIPKEQLGKFNLLHDMFIEEFSTPDNIQGDMLQMLLKRLIIMSTRLAKEQLIVKTLGNDQIDTIRRFNFLVDLHYKTKRKVSDYAEMLYKSPKTLSNLFSIYNQKSPQQIILERITLEAKRLINYTDKQNQEIAYELGFNDPAHFSRFFKKMTQMTPSEYRENLVVTA; encoded by the coding sequence ATGAAATACGAGTACAAAGACTCCAGATTAGGGGCCATTTTGGGCTTCACCGAAGACATTAAAAAAGACCAAGAACGATTTTCCATTACAGCAAAGACCATAAAATTTTTATGGAACCGGAATGATTGTCCATTGACCATACAGATAGATGGAATGGATTTGGAGTTGATGCCCCATCAAATTGTAACGGTCACCTATCTGCAACACGTTTCCTATTCCGAAACACAATTGCCCCTTTCAGCTATCCTTTTTAACCGGGAATTTTATTGTGTATTTGATCATGACAGTGAGGTTTCCTGTAACGGCATTCTGTTTTTTGGAACCCAAGACATTCCAATTATCACCATTCCAAAAGAGCAGTTGGGCAAGTTCAACCTGCTGCACGATATGTTCATCGAAGAGTTTTCAACCCCGGATAATATCCAGGGCGACATGCTACAGATGCTCCTTAAAAGATTGATCATTATGAGCACACGCTTGGCCAAGGAGCAGCTCATCGTTAAAACGCTTGGGAATGATCAAATAGATACCATTCGGAGGTTTAATTTTTTGGTGGACTTACATTACAAGACCAAACGAAAGGTGAGTGATTATGCCGAAATGTTATACAAGTCCCCCAAAACGCTTTCCAATCTATTTTCCATTTACAACCAAAAATCGCCGCAACAGATCATTTTGGAGCGAATAACCTTGGAGGCAAAACGACTCATCAACTACACGGACAAGCAAAATCAGGAAATAGCGTATGAATTGGGCTTTAATGACCCCGCGCATTTTAGCCGATTTTTCAAGAAAATGACCCAGATGACCCCATCGGAGTACCGCGAAAACCTAGTTGTCACAGCCTAA
- a CDS encoding Zn-dependent hydrolase, with product MFFRIIPLFVLLVSISLTAQKKEIKVDQDRLEKRIFDLAEFGLQENGETERVAFSDADIEARNWVVQTMKDYGMEVIIDAAGNIIGKRKGSDASKKPISFGSHIDRVPNGGNYDGCVGSMAALEVIATLNDHNIKTKHPLEVIIFPNEEGGVMGSRAMSGNLTKAAFKVINSTGYSMGEGIMRLGGDTTHIKDAIRKKGSMAAFVELHIEQGGILEKENLNIGVVEGIVGLKWWDVVFTGFANHAGTTPMNARQDALLAAAKFIVAVNEVTNSFEGAQVGTVGRIKAEPGAPNVIPGKVVTSLEIRDLSSEVIEKVFQAIKAKAQEIADASNVSIEFHPLDTTADPALTDPLVYKEIENSVKEIGLTYKYMPSGAGHDAQDMARIAPTGMIFVPSKGGISHSPKEFTSAEDMANGANVLLNTILALDKKLD from the coding sequence ATGTTTTTTCGCATTATTCCGCTATTCGTTTTATTGGTGTCAATTTCCCTTACTGCCCAAAAAAAAGAAATTAAAGTGGATCAAGACCGTCTGGAAAAACGCATTTTTGACCTAGCGGAATTCGGACTACAAGAAAACGGCGAAACAGAACGGGTGGCTTTTAGTGATGCCGATATTGAAGCGCGAAACTGGGTGGTTCAGACCATGAAAGACTATGGAATGGAAGTTATAATCGATGCTGCTGGAAACATTATCGGAAAACGAAAAGGAAGCGATGCTTCCAAAAAACCAATCTCTTTTGGCTCCCATATAGACCGCGTGCCCAATGGTGGAAATTATGATGGTTGTGTGGGTTCCATGGCAGCCTTAGAAGTTATCGCAACCTTAAATGACCATAACATCAAGACCAAACATCCATTGGAGGTCATCATTTTTCCCAATGAAGAAGGGGGTGTAATGGGTAGCCGAGCTATGTCCGGGAACTTGACCAAAGCCGCCTTTAAAGTAATTAATTCCACAGGATATTCCATGGGTGAAGGTATTATGCGCTTGGGTGGAGATACTACACACATCAAGGACGCCATCCGAAAAAAAGGAAGTATGGCCGCCTTTGTGGAGCTTCATATTGAGCAAGGCGGTATTTTGGAAAAAGAAAATCTCAACATTGGCGTTGTAGAAGGTATTGTAGGGCTAAAATGGTGGGATGTGGTCTTTACCGGTTTCGCCAACCATGCTGGGACTACCCCTATGAACGCAAGACAAGATGCACTCTTGGCCGCTGCCAAGTTTATTGTTGCCGTAAACGAAGTCACCAATAGTTTTGAAGGAGCCCAAGTAGGAACCGTGGGCCGAATTAAGGCCGAACCGGGAGCACCTAATGTAATCCCAGGCAAGGTGGTGACCAGTTTGGAAATCCGTGATCTTTCCTCGGAAGTGATTGAAAAGGTATTCCAAGCTATCAAGGCCAAAGCCCAAGAAATAGCTGATGCTTCCAATGTTTCCATTGAGTTTCATCCTTTGGATACCACGGCAGACCCCGCCCTGACCGACCCTCTGGTCTACAAGGAGATTGAAAATTCCGTAAAGGAGATAGGGCTTACCTATAAATATATGCCCAGTGGAGCAGGGCACGATGCCCAGGATATGGCCCGAATTGCCCCAACGGGCATGATCTTTGTCCCGAGCAAGGGCGGCATCAGTCATTCACCAAAAGAATTCACCTCGGCAGAAGATATGGCTAACGGCGCCAATGTATTGTTGAACACGATTCTAGCTTTGGATAAAAAATTAGATTGA
- the dinB gene encoding DNA polymerase IV translates to MDLDFPLRKIIHVDMDAFYASVEQHDNPELKGKPIAVGGGSKRGVVSAASYEARKFGVKSAMAGYIAQRNCPDLIFVKPRFDRYKEVSLQIRSIFFEYTDLVEPLSLDEAYLDVTENKKGNPSATLIAKEIRQKILEKTGLTASAGISINKFIAKVASDFNKPNGQKTVNPEEVIQFLEDLDIRKFYGVGKVTAEKMYRLGIFTGKELKQKSIAFLDEHFGKSGKYYYYVVRGVHNSAVKPHRTPKSVGAERTFFENLSSEIFMLEKLENIANELERRLQKSKIAGKTITLKIKYSDFTLQTRSKTLPYYIANKELILETAKELLYQSELQNSVRLLGISLANLNTEKKEEETKKESVSVQLKFDF, encoded by the coding sequence ATGGACTTGGATTTTCCCTTAAGAAAAATCATTCATGTAGACATGGACGCTTTTTATGCCTCCGTGGAACAGCACGATAACCCGGAGCTGAAGGGAAAACCCATTGCTGTGGGTGGAGGCTCTAAGCGAGGTGTGGTCTCCGCGGCCAGTTACGAAGCCCGAAAATTTGGCGTAAAAAGTGCCATGGCAGGCTATATTGCCCAAAGAAACTGTCCGGATTTAATCTTTGTAAAACCCCGATTTGATCGTTACAAGGAAGTCTCATTACAAATACGTAGTATCTTTTTTGAGTATACCGATTTGGTAGAACCCCTTTCTTTGGATGAGGCCTATTTGGATGTAACGGAAAACAAAAAAGGGAATCCATCAGCTACCTTGATTGCCAAAGAAATCCGTCAAAAAATATTGGAAAAGACCGGGTTAACCGCTTCGGCCGGGATTTCCATCAATAAATTCATTGCCAAAGTGGCGAGCGACTTCAACAAACCCAACGGGCAAAAAACGGTAAACCCAGAGGAGGTGATTCAGTTTTTGGAAGATTTGGATATTAGAAAGTTCTATGGCGTAGGTAAGGTAACAGCAGAAAAAATGTACCGCTTGGGTATTTTTACCGGGAAGGAGCTAAAACAAAAATCCATTGCGTTTTTGGACGAACACTTTGGGAAAAGTGGCAAGTACTATTACTACGTTGTTCGAGGTGTCCACAACAGTGCGGTTAAGCCGCATCGCACCCCAAAATCAGTGGGGGCGGAACGTACTTTTTTTGAGAATTTAAGTAGTGAGATCTTTATGTTGGAAAAACTGGAAAACATTGCCAATGAATTGGAACGGAGACTTCAAAAATCCAAGATTGCTGGAAAGACCATCACCTTAAAAATTAAATACAGCGATTTTACCCTCCAAACCCGAAGCAAGACACTTCCTTACTATATTGCCAATAAAGAACTCATCCTAGAGACAGCCAAGGAACTGCTTTATCAATCAGAATTGCAAAACTCCGTGCGTTTGTTGGGTATCTCTTTGGCCAACCTCAATACGGAAAAAAAAGAGGAAGAAACCAAGAAAGAATCAGTATCCGTTCAGCTAAAATTTGATTTTTGA
- a CDS encoding acyl carrier protein: MSDIASRVKAIIVDKLGVDENEVVAEASFTNDLGADSLDTVELIMEFEKEFDIQIPDDQAENIATVGQAISYIEEAK; the protein is encoded by the coding sequence ATGTCAGACATTGCATCAAGAGTAAAGGCTATCATCGTTGATAAACTAGGTGTAGATGAGAATGAAGTTGTAGCTGAAGCTAGCTTTACCAACGATTTAGGGGCGGATTCCTTGGACACTGTTGAGCTTATCATGGAGTTTGAGAAAGAATTTGACATCCAAATCCCTGATGATCAGGCAGAAAACATTGCAACTGTTGGCCAGGCCATTAGCTACATCGAAGAAGCGAAGTAA
- a CDS encoding TetR/AcrR family transcriptional regulator, whose product MQRPELHLHIITTAGNLFYTHGYNSTGINEIIEKCDIAKATLYSHFKSKEDICVAYLEQRHDAFMESLKGYVGRRKRGKNQLLALFDLLQDMYREENFQGCWGQKTLGEISPKQKKILEVIQKQKKDLLLYLGEVVGENIPNISRAETEKISGGLYLLYESAITESHLFKNDWPIYMAKNIAPALFADSEPI is encoded by the coding sequence ATGCAACGTCCTGAATTGCACCTACATATCATAACCACAGCCGGCAATCTTTTCTATACGCATGGGTACAATTCTACGGGCATCAATGAAATTATTGAAAAGTGTGACATCGCCAAGGCCACACTTTATAGCCATTTTAAATCCAAAGAGGATATTTGTGTTGCCTATCTTGAACAACGCCATGATGCCTTTATGGAATCCTTAAAAGGCTATGTAGGACGACGAAAACGTGGCAAAAACCAGCTGTTGGCCCTATTTGATTTGCTCCAAGACATGTACCGTGAGGAAAATTTTCAAGGGTGTTGGGGTCAAAAAACCCTGGGTGAGATTTCACCAAAGCAGAAAAAAATTCTAGAGGTTATCCAAAAACAAAAAAAAGACCTGCTTTTATACTTAGGTGAGGTTGTAGGAGAAAATATCCCCAATATTTCAAGGGCGGAAACTGAGAAAATTTCCGGTGGACTCTACTTGCTGTACGAAAGTGCCATTACAGAAAGTCATCTTTTTAAAAACGATTGGCCCATTTATATGGCCAAAAACATCGCTCCAGCTCTTTTTGCAGATTCTGAACCGATATAA
- a CDS encoding PAS domain-containing protein, whose amino-acid sequence MSCTHFADFIVLNMKAPFYEEALTKFYGKMKLGNSPISSLDFYTSFFDSICRNMRDIKNLSALSKEGKWKTPFPFHHEIMDKNHTVVLTDADINIVYATQNMYFMNGYKPEEIIGKKPKIFQGKDTCQETTKVISKAIRNKTPFEVVLVNYKKNGAPYECKIKGAPIWNKDGKLVNFIAFEKEVA is encoded by the coding sequence ATGTCTTGTACACATTTCGCCGATTTTATAGTATTGAATATGAAAGCACCTTTTTATGAAGAAGCCTTGACAAAGTTTTACGGCAAGATGAAGTTGGGAAATTCACCTATTTCTTCCCTCGATTTTTACACATCTTTCTTCGACAGTATCTGCCGAAACATGCGGGACATCAAAAATTTAAGCGCACTCTCCAAAGAAGGAAAATGGAAAACGCCATTCCCTTTCCATCACGAAATCATGGACAAAAACCATACGGTGGTCCTGACCGATGCTGATATAAATATTGTTTATGCCACACAGAACATGTATTTTATGAATGGCTATAAACCAGAGGAAATCATTGGTAAAAAACCCAAAATATTTCAAGGAAAGGATACTTGCCAAGAAACCACAAAGGTCATTTCAAAGGCCATCAGAAATAAAACTCCTTTTGAGGTGGTGTTGGTGAACTACAAAAAAAATGGAGCTCCTTATGAATGTAAAATCAAAGGAGCCCCTATTTGGAATAAAGACGGAAAGTTGGTCAACTTTATCGCCTTTGAAAAAGAAGTTGCTTAG
- a CDS encoding IPExxxVDY family protein: MLTTHKISADFYDDSFKLIAIHSDLEDYAMTYAINSNCGLYLKRMAKDLHLDENLSFSVFDWDDEFNDIYWTLISNKCAVEEIVPSDGFFGDETSMRTNYLIGERKEVDYFLKVDAAEESAFTEKVKSINKISKVITAYPIDTETLKSKRNLIF; this comes from the coding sequence ATGTTGACGACGCATAAGATATCGGCAGACTTTTATGATGACAGTTTTAAACTCATCGCCATACACAGTGATTTGGAGGATTATGCCATGACCTATGCCATAAATTCCAACTGTGGATTGTATTTGAAGAGGATGGCAAAAGACCTTCACCTTGATGAAAATCTATCATTTTCTGTGTTTGATTGGGATGATGAATTCAACGACATCTATTGGACATTGATTTCCAACAAATGTGCTGTTGAAGAAATTGTTCCGTCAGATGGTTTTTTTGGTGACGAAACATCCATGAGGACAAACTATCTGATAGGAGAGCGAAAAGAAGTCGACTATTTCTTAAAAGTTGATGCCGCTGAGGAATCAGCGTTTACAGAAAAGGTAAAATCCATCAACAAAATATCCAAGGTCATCACTGCATACCCCATTGACACAGAAACCTTAAAATCAAAAAGAAATTTAATCTTTTAA
- a CDS encoding carboxymuconolactone decarboxylase family protein: protein MSTINVLKREEVSSANQAIFDNLEKALGFVPNLYATYAHSENALGNYLNFANAKTSLKAKEKEVVNLAVSQVNNCLYCLSAHTAIGKMNGFTDEQILELRAGKASFDQKLDALARLAKNITKNRGATDAQVLDNFFAAGWTKENLIDTIVLVGDKTISNYINNTTEIPVDFPVAQPLETMEA, encoded by the coding sequence ATGAGCACAATCAATGTTCTTAAAAGAGAAGAAGTAAGTTCGGCCAATCAGGCTATTTTTGACAATTTGGAAAAGGCTTTGGGCTTTGTTCCCAACCTATATGCTACCTATGCGCATTCAGAAAATGCACTGGGTAACTATTTAAACTTTGCCAATGCCAAAACCTCCTTGAAAGCTAAGGAAAAAGAAGTGGTAAATTTGGCCGTTAGTCAGGTCAACAACTGTTTGTATTGTTTGTCTGCGCACACCGCCATTGGCAAAATGAACGGTTTTACAGACGAGCAGATTTTGGAACTAAGGGCAGGAAAAGCCTCTTTTGACCAAAAATTGGATGCTTTGGCACGTTTGGCCAAAAACATTACCAAGAACAGGGGCGCAACAGATGCCCAAGTGTTGGATAACTTCTTTGCAGCCGGTTGGACAAAGGAAAATTTGATTGACACCATTGTTTTGGTGGGAGATAAAACCATCTCAAACTATATCAACAACACTACGGAAATTCCTGTTGATTTTCCAGTGGCGCAGCCGTTGGAAACTATGGAAGCCTAG